One genomic window of Erinaceus europaeus chromosome 7, mEriEur2.1, whole genome shotgun sequence includes the following:
- the LOC103107474 gene encoding olfactory receptor 8S1-like, whose translation MRNHSTVTEFILIGLSDDPLVETLLFVLFLGIYVMTVMGNLTMLLVIRADSHLHTPMYFFLSNLSFLDLCFSCVTLPKLLKDLLSEKKTISVEGCLAQVFFVYITAGTEACLLSVMAYDRYAAICHPLLYGQMMSSQLCVRLVLLSWTLASLNSIVIVLLGVNLDFCGARTIRHYTCELPSLLPLSCSDISIHIDILVCVIILHGFGTFLPVFFSYARIIYTILSISSRSGKAFTTCSSHLIAVILFFGSGIVRYFMPTSGSSLDMLSSLQYSTITPMLNPLIYSLKNKDVKAAVKRTWEKYLN comes from the coding sequence ATGAGGAACCACAGCACCGTCACAGAGTTCATCCTCATCGGACTGTCTGATGACCCCCTCGTCGAGACCCTGCTCTTTGTGCTCTTCCTGGGCATTTACGTCATGACCGTGATGGGGAACCTGACGATGCTGCTGGTCATCAGGGCTGATTCCCACCTCCACACGCCCATGTACTTCTTCTTGAGTAACCTGTCATTCCTGGACCTCTGCTTCTCCTGTGTCACTCTGCCCAAGCTACTCAAGGACCTCTTGTCTGAGAAGAAAACCATCTCTGTTGAGGGCTGTCTGGCTCAGGTCTTCTTTGTGTATATCACCGCTGGGACTGAGGCCTGTCTGCTCTCCGTGATGGCCTACGACCGCTACGCCGCCATCTGCCATCCTCTGCTCTATGGCCAGATGATGAGCAGCCAGCTGTGTGTGAGGCTGGTGTTACTGTCTTGGACCCTGGCCTCTCTCAACTCAATTGTCATTGTGCTCTTGGGTGTTAACCTGGACTTCTGTGGTGCCCGAACCATACGCCACTACACCTGTGAGctgccctctctcctccctctgtcctgCTCTGACATCTCCATCCACATCGACATCTTGGTCTGCGTCATCATCCTGCATGGGTTTGGAACCTTCCTCCCAGTCTTCTTCTCTTACGCCCGGATTATCTACACCATCCTGAGCATCAGCTCCAGGAGTGGGAAGGCTTTTACCACCTGCTCCTCCCACCTCATTGCAGTGATCCTGTTCTTTGGCTCAGGTATTGTTCGCTACTTTATGCCCACTTCTGGTTCCTCCCTAGATATGCTCTCTTCCTTACAGTACAGTACAATCACCCCCATGCTGAATCCCCTCATCTACAGTCTAAAAAACAAAGATGTGAAGGCAGCTGTGAAAAGGACATGGGAGAAATACCTGAATTAA
- the LOC103107442 gene encoding olfactory receptor 8S1-like isoform X2, whose amino-acid sequence MRNHSTVTEFILIGLSDDPLVEALLFVLFLGIYVMTVMGNLTMLLVIRADSHLHTPMYFFLSNLSFLDLCFSCVTLPKLLKDLLSEKKTISVEGCLAQVFFVYITAGTEAFLLSMMAYDRYAAICHPLIYGQMMSSQLCVRLVLLSWTLASLNSIVIVLLGVNLDFCGARTIRHYTCELPSLFPLSCSDISIHIDILICIIILHGFGTFLPVFFSYTRIVSAILSISSTTGRSKAFSTCSSHLLAVILFFGSGLIRYLMPTSGSSLDMLSSLQYSAVTPMLNPLIYSLKNMEVKAAVKRAWVKYLQFLLQTKERK is encoded by the exons ATGAGGAACCACAGCACCGTCACAGAGTTCATCCTCATCGGACTGTCTGATGACCCCCTCGTCGAGGCCCTGCTCTTCGTGCTCTTCCTGGGCATTTACGTCATGACCGTGATGGGGAACCTGACGATGCTGCTGGTCATCAGGGCTGATTCCCACCTCCACACGCCCATGTACTTCTTCTTGAGTAACCTGTCATTCCTGGACCTCTGCTTCTCCTGTGTCACTCTGCCCAAGCTACTCAAGGACCTCTTGTCTGAGAAGAAAACCATCTCTGTTGAGGGCTGTCTGGCTCAGGTCTTCTTTGTGTATATCACCGCTGGGACTGAGGCCTTTCTGCTCTCCATGATGGCCTACGACCGCTACGCCGCCATCTGCCACCCTCTGATCTATGGCCAGATGATGAGCAGCCAGCTGTGTGTGAGGCTGGTGTTACTGTCTTGGACCCTGGCCTCTCTCAACTCAATTGTCATTGTGCTCTTGGGTGTTAACCTGGACTTCTGTGGTGCCCGAACCATACGCCACTACACCTGTGAGctgccctctctcttccctctgtcctgCTCTGACATCTCCATCCACATCGACATCTTGATCTGCATCATCATCCTGCATGGGTTTGGAACCTTCCTCCCAGTCTTCTTCTCTTACACCCGGATTGTCTCTGCCATCCTGAGCATCAGCTCCACCACAGGCAGAAGCAAGGCCTTCTCCACCTGCTCCTCCCACCTCCTTGCCGTGATCCTCTTCTTTGGCTCAGGTTTGATTCGCTATCTTATGCCCACTTCTGGTTCCTCCCTAGATATGCTCTCTTCCTTACAGTACAGTGCAGTCACCCCCATGCTGAATCCCCTCATCTACAGCCTCAAGAACATGGAGGTGAAAGCAGCTGTGAAAAGGGCATGGGTAAAATATCTACAAT TTTTGCTACAAACAAAAGAGaggaaataa
- the LOC103107442 gene encoding olfactory receptor 8S1-like isoform X1 — protein sequence MRNHSTVTEFILIGLSDDPLVEALLFVLFLGIYVMTVMGNLTMLLVIRADSHLHTPMYFFLSNLSFLDLCFSCVTLPKLLKDLLSEKKTISVEGCLAQVFFVYITAGTEAFLLSMMAYDRYAAICHPLIYGQMMSSQLCVRLVLLSWTLASLNSIVIVLLGVNLDFCGARTIRHYTCELPSLFPLSCSDISIHIDILICIIILHGFGTFLPVFFSYTRIVSAILSISSTTGRSKAFSTCSSHLLAVILFFGSGLIRYLMPTSGSSLDMLSSLQYSAVTPMLNPLIYSLKNMEVKAAVKRAWVKYLQCFR from the coding sequence ATGAGGAACCACAGCACCGTCACAGAGTTCATCCTCATCGGACTGTCTGATGACCCCCTCGTCGAGGCCCTGCTCTTCGTGCTCTTCCTGGGCATTTACGTCATGACCGTGATGGGGAACCTGACGATGCTGCTGGTCATCAGGGCTGATTCCCACCTCCACACGCCCATGTACTTCTTCTTGAGTAACCTGTCATTCCTGGACCTCTGCTTCTCCTGTGTCACTCTGCCCAAGCTACTCAAGGACCTCTTGTCTGAGAAGAAAACCATCTCTGTTGAGGGCTGTCTGGCTCAGGTCTTCTTTGTGTATATCACCGCTGGGACTGAGGCCTTTCTGCTCTCCATGATGGCCTACGACCGCTACGCCGCCATCTGCCACCCTCTGATCTATGGCCAGATGATGAGCAGCCAGCTGTGTGTGAGGCTGGTGTTACTGTCTTGGACCCTGGCCTCTCTCAACTCAATTGTCATTGTGCTCTTGGGTGTTAACCTGGACTTCTGTGGTGCCCGAACCATACGCCACTACACCTGTGAGctgccctctctcttccctctgtcctgCTCTGACATCTCCATCCACATCGACATCTTGATCTGCATCATCATCCTGCATGGGTTTGGAACCTTCCTCCCAGTCTTCTTCTCTTACACCCGGATTGTCTCTGCCATCCTGAGCATCAGCTCCACCACAGGCAGAAGCAAGGCCTTCTCCACCTGCTCCTCCCACCTCCTTGCCGTGATCCTCTTCTTTGGCTCAGGTTTGATTCGCTATCTTATGCCCACTTCTGGTTCCTCCCTAGATATGCTCTCTTCCTTACAGTACAGTGCAGTCACCCCCATGCTGAATCCCCTCATCTACAGCCTCAAGAACATGGAGGTGAAAGCAGCTGTGAAAAGGGCATGGGTAAAATATCTACAATGTTTTAGGTAA